In one Dermatophagoides farinae isolate YC_2012a chromosome 4, ASM2471394v1, whole genome shotgun sequence genomic region, the following are encoded:
- the LOC124491038 gene encoding guanine nucleotide-binding protein G(q) subunit alpha: MACCLSEEAKEQKRINQEIERQLRKDKRDARRELKLLLLGTGESGKSTFIKQMRIIHGSGYSDEDKKGFIKLVFQNIFMAMQSMIKAMDMLKIPYKDSKNIENADLVRSVDYETVTTFDSPYVEAIKCLWADTGIQECFDRRREYQLTDSAKYYLSDIDRIAAPDYLPTQQDILRVRVPTTGIIEYPFDLDSIIFRMVDVGGQRSERRKWIHCFENVTSIIFLVALSEYDQILFESDNENRMEESKALFKTIITYPWFQNSSVILFLNKKDLLEEKIMYSHLVDYFPEYDGPKKDPLHAREFILKMFVDLNPDSEKIIYSHFTCATDTENIRFVFAAVKDTILQSNLKEYNLV; the protein is encoded by the exons ATGGCGTGCTGTCTGAGCGAAGAGGCGAAAGAACAGAAAAGGATTAATCAAGAAATTGAACGTCAACTTCGCAAAGACAAGCGAGATGCTCGTCGTGAgctcaaattattattacttg GTACCGGAGAATCCGGTAAAAGCACATTCATCAAACAGATGCGTATCATACATGGATCAGGATATTCGGATGAAGATAAAAAAGGTTTTATTAAATTGGTCTTTCAGAACATATTTATGGCCATGCAAAGTATGATCAAAGCGATGGATATGCTCAAAATACCTTATAAAGATAGTAAAAATATT gAAAACGCCGATCTAGTACGTTCTGTTGATTATGAAACAGTGACCACATTTGATAGTCCATATGTTGAAGCAATCAAATGTTTATGGGCCGATACTGGTATACAAGAATGTTTTGATAGAAGAAGAGAATATCAGCTCACCGATTCTGCCAAATA cTATTTGAGCGACATTGATCGAATTGCCGCACCAGATTATTTGCCTACTCAACAAGATATTCTGCGTGTCAGAGTGCCTACTACTGGCATCATAGAATACCCTTTTGATCTTGATTCGATTATATTCcg GATGGTCGATGTGGGTGGCCAGCGATccgaaagaagaaaatggaTCCACtgttttgaaaatgtaacctcaattatttttttagtCGCCTTAAGTGaatatgatcaaattttattcgaatCTGATAATGAg AACCGAATGGAGGAATCGAAAGCATTGTTCAAGACCATAATAACATATCCATGGTTTCAGAACTCCTCCGTAATATTATttctaaataaaaaagatttattggaagaaaaaattatgtatTCACATTTAGTTGATTACTTTCCCGAATATGATG GTCCAAAAAAGGATCCATTACATGCCAGAGAATTTATattaaaaatgtttgtcGATCTCAATCCGGACAGtgagaaaataatttattctcATTTTACCTGTGCAACAG atacGGAAAATATTCGATTCGTTTTTGCTGCTGTGAAAGATACAATATTACAGTCAAATTTAAAAGAGTATAATTTGGTCTAA